A single genomic interval of Primulina huaijiensis isolate GDHJ02 chromosome 7, ASM1229523v2, whole genome shotgun sequence harbors:
- the LOC140981276 gene encoding ACT domain-containing protein ACR4-like, which yields MDYWSSSLAVDDAYEKLVLRMNPPRVTVDNASDKKATLIKVDSANRRGSLLEVAQVLIDLNLVIRRAYISSDGEWFMDVFHVTDEHGNKVFEDIISERIQQSLVTKGKSLRSLTRSVGVQPTAEHTTIELSGRDRPGLLSEIFAVLTDLKCNIVAAEVWTHNSRMASVVYITDEANGLAIVDPDRLANIKQLLLYVLKGDRDKRSANTAVSVGSTHTQRRLHQMMYADRDYDSHEGNGATPEVVRPLVTVENCLEKGYTVVNLICPDRPKLLFDTVCTLTDMQYVVFHGTIIAEGPEAQQEYYIRHMDGRPISSEAERQRVIHCLEAGIRRRASEGIRLELCSEDRIGLLSDVTRIFRENGLSVTRAEVTTRGSQALNAFYVTDASGDRVKSETIEAIRKEIGLTILRVKDDTHSTSPPQQQNRRFSLGSLFRSRSEKFLYNLGLIKSCS from the exons atggaTTACTGGTCTTCATCTCTCGCCGTTGATGATGCGTATGAAAAACTTGTTCTTAGAATGAACCCGCCAAG GGTTACTGTTGACAATGCATCAGACAAGAAAGCAACTTTGATCAAG GTTGACAGTGCAAATAGGAGAGGGAGTTTGTTAGAGGTGGCACAAGTTCTTATCGATCTGAACCTTGTAATAAGAAGGGCTTACATTTCTTCAGATGGGGAATGGTTTATGGATG TTTTCCATGTTACCGATGAGCATGGAAATAAAGTCTTCGAGGACATCATCTCAGAACGAATCCAGCAG TCACTTGTTACAAAAGGAAAGAGCCTCCGTTCCTTGACAAGATCTGTGGGTGTGCAACCCACCGCAGAGCATACAACTATAGAGCTTTCAGGCCGAGACAGACCCGGACTGCTCTCTGAGATTTTTGCTGTTCTTACTGATCTCAAGTGCAATATAGTTGCTGCTGAAGTATGGACACATAATTCAAGAATGGCATCGGTAGTTTACATAACCGATGAAGCAAATGGATTGGCCATAGTTGATCCTGATCGACTTGCAAATATAAAACAGCTTCTACTTTATGTTCTGAAAGGAGACAGGGATAAGCGAAGTGCTAATACTGCGGTTTCTGTCGGTTCTACGCATACGCAGAGAAGACTGCACCAAATGATGTATGCTGATCGAGATTATGACAGTCATGAGGGGAATGGTGCGACTCCTGAGGTGGTAAGACCTCTTGTGACGGTGGAGAACTGCTTGGAGAAGGGATACACTGTTGTGAATTTGATCTGTCCGGACCGGCCTAAGCTGCTGTTTGATACTGTATGCACCCTAACAGATATGCAGTACGTCGTATTTCATGGGACAATTATTGCTGAAGGACCAGAAGCTCAACAG GAATATTACATCAGGCATATGGACGGGCGTCCCATTAGCTCAGAAGCAGAGAGACAACGTGTTATTCATTGCTTGGAAGCAGGGATAAGGAGGAGAGCATCCGAG GGTATAAGGCTTGAATTATGTAGCGAGGACAGGATTGGTCTGCTATCTGATGTTACTCGTATATTTCGAGAGAATGGTCTGTCTGTTACCCGAGCAGAGGTGACGACGAGGGGATCGCAGGCACTAAATGCTTTCTACGTGACAGATGCATCAGGCGATCGGGTGAAAAGCGAAACAATCGAAGCTATTCGAAAAGAAATAGGGCTCACTATACTTCGTGTAAAGGATGACACGCACTCAACTTCACCGCCACAGCAGCAGAACCGGCGATTCTCTTTAGGTAGTTTGTTCCGCTCTAGATCAGAAAAGTTCCTGTACAATCTAGGCCTAATAAAATCGTGCTCCTGA
- the LOC140980092 gene encoding uncharacterized protein yields MGKLIRDSTASSTVIPWRDPTAAPSSDLVDRVVNPLPPPPPGITCPDSSWENVPGLGDQQKKHLTRLYSKGVLWKHPKDKNLNIVFRLMHGGEVDGDGNCLFTAVRKSMCVDVLPRELRMKTVRRFLEDLGSADDGTKESIDLAIRHMYSPDLKSGWGVHVLQELKFLAKKQDRVGMDSAIDELVQIGMPRELAAESIYKERCIAVEDGPSWAKYMSISGSSHDEYDIINMQYTEDGLLTVDENRYGHAAAFGDDIAIECLATEYKREIFVVQAHGSDAMVDEENCVFFLPHHPRSEICEPPLFLFMKGTGWCGAGADHYEPLIAHHSVAVSQEKVTLVL; encoded by the exons atggGGAAGCTGATACGTGATTCGACGGCGTCGTCGACGGTAATCCCATGGCGTGACCCCACTGCAGCACCGTCTTCTGATCTCGTTGACCGTGTGGTAAACCCgctgccgccgccgccgccgggGATTACCTGTCCTGATTCGTCCTGGGAGAATGTCCCTGGATTGGGAGACCAGCAGAAGAAACATCTCACTCGTCTCTACAGCAAGGGGGTCCTGTGGAAGCACCCTAAGGATAAGAACCTGAACATCGTGTTCAGGCTGATGCATGGGGGCGAGGTGGACGGGGATGGAAACTGCCTTTTCACGGCCGTGCGGAAGTCCATGTGCGTAGATGTGTTGCCGCGTGAACTCAGAATGAAGACCGTCAGGAGGTTCCTTGAGGATCTTGGATCTGCGGATGACGGAACCAAAGAATCCATTGACTTGGCGATTCGGCACATGTACTCGCCGGATCTGAAGTCCGGTTGGGGAGTTCATGTCCTGCAGGAGCTGAAGTTTCTGGCGAAGAAACAAGATCGCGTGGGTATGGATTCGGCCATTGATGAGCTCGTCCAGATCGGTATGCCGAG AGAATTGGCTGCCGAATCTATTTACAAAGAAAGATGTATAGCTGTGGAAGATGGTCCGAGTTGGGCCAAGTACATGTCAATATCTGGTTCATCCCATGAcgaatatgatatcatcaatatGCAATATACTGAGGATGGTTTATTAACTGTAGATGAGAATAGATACGGCCATGCGGCTGCCTTCGGCGACGACATTGCAATAGAATGTCTTGCAACGGAGTACAAAAGAGAGATTTTTGTG GTGCAAGCACATGGATCTGATGCCATGGTTGACGAGGAAAATTGTGTTTTCTTCCTACCTCATCATCCGAGAAGCGAAATCTGCGAGCCTCCTTTATTTTTGTTCATGAAAGGAACTG GATGGTGTGGAGCCGGGgctgatcattatgaaccactTATAGCTCACCATTCGGTGGCTGTATCTCAAGAAAAAGTTACCTTGGTTCTTTAG